ACTTGTTGACGCACTTGAGACTTATAAATCTCATTGCCACGTCGAGCAAACTCTTCTTTACTGTAGCGTGGTTGTCGAACTGCCATAAGCTTGACTTCGTTTCAATTGTACCCTTCTATTTTAAACAGGACGTTCAAAACAAATGTACTATAAAGACAGTGTATTTATTCTTTACTGTACCTCACGAATGTGGAGATTACTGTAAACAGCTTCCATCTATGCGCTGTCATATATACACAATATTTGCGATCGCTCCAGAAAAACAACGATGGTAGAACAACCTGACAAATTGAAATCACAAATTCTCTGGATCGACTCCCAACTCTCGTAACTTAGCTGCTAAACGTTCAGCCCGTTGGCGTTCCGCTTCTTCGGGTAATAAGATAAGGTTTCCTTCTGTATCGTAAAACCTCAACCAAACAGCTGTTTCGCGATCGATAGTTCCTTCCCAAGTTCCCAGCCATAATCCCAGCACTTCGCACCACAGCCATCCTTTTTCATTTGCTCCTAACGGCTGATACTTCTGTTTCTCATTCAAACACCACCCTTGAAAAGCACTGGGATCAAAAGGGTCAAACACATAGTAATTTGGTGTTTTAAACACTCTTTCGTAGAGTTGCTTTTTCTCTCCCTTATCAATTTCTGCCGTGCTTTGTGAGAGTAATTCTACAATCACATCCGGATAGCGTCCTTCTTCCTCCCACACTACCCATCCTTGTCGAGATCTGTTCCCGTCTACATCTAAAACCACGAAGAAATCTGGTCCTCGGAAATCTCGATTCTTTGCTTGAGTGCTACTGTAGTAAACGAACATATTACCCCCCGCAAAATAATCATTGCGGTTTGCCAATGCAATCAACATTGACCGAATCAAGGCATTCATTGCAATCCGGTGGCGATTTGTCTCCAAGGGTACACCATCATCAAAGATTAAATCCGTGGGTGGCATTGGGGGTTCCCAATCCACAACTGATGGTGTCTGGAGTGTTGATTCTAACTTGATTTCTAGTGTCATATCACCGACTCCCTAGATATATAGTACATCAGTTCCTAATCTTTCTAACATGAAGTGTTAGACTTGGCAATACTGACAACCATGTTGGCTTAAATAACGAATTAAATCTCGACGCTTCATGATGCAGCTAGATCGGGAACAATACGTATACGAGAAGCTGCTGAGAGAATCAGGTGAATAGGTTCTTCTAAATCGGCTTCAGGATCTGTAAATAGCGGATTAGGCTTAGGCAAAGGTTCACCATTGATCGGGTTTGTCTCCGCCATCTCAACAAGTGCATTTGCCAATGAACTTCGAGCTTTTTCCAAATTAGGAGCAAACGTAATTGTTCCAGGGAAGTCTAGTACCTCCCCATGCACGCCCTCATTTAGGAACTTATACATTGCTTTATAAGTTAGCATTCTCGTTAGCGATTAAACTTACTACTTAACTATATATGATGCTTTCAAACTCAAAACAAGTGTACTATAAAAAACATAGCCACTCTCTGTTAGATAACATCAAAAGGTAAAATGCCATGGCTAAACGCCTTCTAGTGGTTGAATCCCCTGGTAAAGTCAAAAAACTCAGTCAAATTCTGGGAAGCGATTGGATTGTGCGTGCTAGTTGCGGTCACATTCGCGAACTCAGTAATGAGGGTGAGGATTCTTTGGGATTTATAATGGAAGGCAGTAGCGTACAATGTCGTTATATACCTCGCGACCAACAAGCACGGGAAACGATTCAACAGCTAAAGGCGGCTGTCAAGCAGGTTAGGGAAGTAGTCCTAGCAACAGATCCAGATCGGGAGGGAGAAACTATTGCTTGGCATCTTAAAGAAGCATTGGGACTCAAAAACCCAAAACGGGTGGTTTATACAGAGATAACAGAAACTGCGGTTCGGACTGCTATTGCTAATCCCAGAGAACTTGACCTAAACTTAATAGGGGCGGGATTGTGCCGAGATTGTCTGGATAAGTTAGTCGGTTATAAAGGTAGCCCGTTGGTTTGGGCTTTGAATAATGGGGCAAAAAGTGTTGGCAGAGTTCAAAGTGCAACTTTACACTTGATTTGTCAGCGCGAAAGGGAAATTAAATCTTTTGTTCCTCAAGATTATTGGAGCGTGTGGGTAGATTATGCTGAGGGATTCCGCGCTTTTTATAAAGGAACAGTGGGCGATGCTTCAAAGGAACCGCTACGCGATACACTAGGTACGGCTGATGCTAAAAGCAATCGCACGGAGTCTTCAGAAACGGAAACTCATGATGATGCAGCAAGTAACACTAAAGAAGCCCCAGAGTCAACTCGCGTTCTTTCCGAAGCAGAAGCGGATCGTTTGGTAGAAGAAGCACGGCGTCATCCCCACCAAGTCATCAAATTTGAAGGGAAGATTACCAACCGCCAACCACCTCCACCGTTTATCACCTCTACTCTACAGCAAGCGGCAGGTTCGAGATTGCGATTTGCTCCCGATAGAACTATGGTTTTAGCTCAAAAGTTGTATGAGGCGGGATTAATTACATATATGCGGACGGATTCAGTTATGCTCAGCCCTGAGTTCTGTGCTGATGCTCGAAAATGGTTGGAGGAAAACGATCCGCAAAACGTACCGCCGAAAACTGCTAGACATCGGAGTCATAAAACGGCTCAGGAGGCTCATGAAGCAATACGTCCGACTAACGTGTTTCGTCCTTCAGCCGAGTTGCGAGTAGAACTGCCGACAGATGAGTTTAACCTGTACGTGATGATTTGGAAACGTGCGATCGCATCCCAATGTCGTCCCGCCCAATTGCGTAAAACCTTGATAATCGTCCAATCAGGTGACATTTTATGGCAAGCGAGAGGACAAGTTGTTGAATTTTTAGGTTATGCTCGATATTGGTCAAATCTGAGTAAAGATAGTCTTTTGCCAACTGTGCAAGAAGGACAGATATTGACTTTAGAAAATGCAGGACACGAGAAAAAACAGACGCAACCACCACCACGCTACAGCGAACCCAAATTAGTTCAACTGATGGAACGAAAAGGCATTGGTCGTCCGAGTACTTATTCTCCCACTATTGCGACTCTCAAGAAACGAGATTACGTGCAGTTAATAAAAGATAGTTTACAACCAACCGCCTTGGGTTTGGAAGTAGACGCTTTTTTATTAAAAGCCTTACCCGATTTGCTACAAACAGAATTTACTGCAAAGATGGAAGATGCTTTAGATGCGATCGCATCAGGAAAACAGCCATGGCAGAACTACCTAACAAATTGGAATCAAAATTACTTTGCACCAGCACTGGTAAAAGCAAAAACTGTAGCTGTGAGTTCATCGAATGGAGTGAAAGCACCTTCTATAGATAAAAGTAAATTTGAGACTTCCAGAACTCGTTGTCCTCAATGTAAGAATTACCTTGCCAAAATTAAGAGCAGTAAAGTTAAAAAGAAATACTTTCTGAAATGCGTGAGTGGGTGTGAAGATGTCGTTCTTTTTTGGAGTGAGTATAGCAAAACTTGGGAAGCACCGCGATCAAAAGTAATCAAAGGTGAAAGCCCTCAAAAGCCCCCTGCTCAAATCACAGAATATCCTTGTCCGGTGTGTCAAAAACCTTTAGAGGAATATGGTTATGTGAAAGAAGGGCAAAGTAAAAAAATGCTTCGTTGTTCCGATCCCAAATCCCGAAATGACCTGAAACATAAAGATGTAGCTTTTTTTACTACCCTAAAAGGTTGGTGGAGTCCCAAGTTTGGGGAATTGAAGTGTTAGCCTTCGTAATACTGAGCACTAACATACAAACTATACATCAAAAATGTGGAAAGTACTGAAAAGAGCTTCCATCTGTGCGCGATCGCATACACGCAATATTTGCGATCGCTACCATCCTACTTTTAGATTAATGCTCGGTGGGCTTATTTGAGAACAATTATGGAGGGAAAATGGAGAATGCTGCTATCCAAAGAGATGCTTTAAGACAACGTTTGAGCAATATTCAAGAAGAATATAAGACAGTTAATAAACAAATAGATACAGAAATTGATAATGTCAATCGCGATCGCTTGCAGAGAAAGGCTTCTTCTTTATTTGAAGAAATGCAGAAAATTGAGAGAGAAATAAAAGATTTGGACAAGTTCAGGAGAAATTAGGCTTAACACTGACTGAGGATAGCCAGTTTTTTACAGAATGGATAGCTGACTTACCTGTATTGAGCGAACAAGAGCAATTAAGGTTAGAACAGGTACGACAAAACTATCTCTACCAAATTTCTGAAGGAATTCTTCTTGAAGAAACTGTTTAACACAAAATCTTGCATTACTGCATAAGTGTTTTGATAAAATTTTGTAGCTGAAAATATGAATTTTTTGATAAATTCACCGCGCTCGTGTGAACTTGTGTCAAGACGCTGGGTATTCTCTGAGCATAAACGTATTTGTTGCTAGAATTATGGGTACTTATTAGGATTATCAACTACCATATTTTCTCTCAAAGCTGCGGCATTCAATTCATTATCTGCTGATACAAATATTAGAGATATGCTGTTTGCCAAGCATAAGCGATGAATGGCAGAAGCTACAGCTAGTTGAATTGCATCATAACCTCTTAAACCATAGGTTTCAGCTAATCTCATTCCTGACGTGACGATGTTATCTGTAATTTCAACTACTTGATAATCTGTTTGATAGTCGTTACGAAATTGATTGCATAGCGTAGTAGCATCGCTAGAACTGAGACTTTCACCTCGGGTTCTTCGTGAAATAGCAGCAATTATCTCAACACCTGTAATAGCTCCAATAAATATTTCGTTGCTTAGTATGGGATTAAACAACCCTAAAATCCAAGCAGAACCCGTCTCATTTACATAGCGTTTAACAAGAGCGCTACTATCAATGAAGTAAACCACCATCTATCTAACGCCGTTCCTCAACGATCGTTTCAGAAAGGAATTTTCCCTGTATTTTTATTAATTGTTGCTCTGTTTGTTGGCGGTAGTTTGGTTGCTTAATTTGTTTTACTAAGCCAGAATCTAGCAATGCTTTGTGAAAAGTGGTAGACTTATATGTTGACAATTTAGTCACCAGTTGCTGCTGAACTGCTTGCTCGAGTTCCTGTAGTTCTTTCAGTTCAAGTTTTTGAAGTTGACCGATAATTTTGTTGAGAATTGCCTGAGCCATTAGCTTTTTTCTGTACGACAGTAAACTTGTTGATTATTCTTATAATATCACTTGCTATGAAATTAATGGCGTTGCTAAATCAAAGGCAGCGCTCGCACGGTGATATTCGTCAATTGTCCATTTGGTACTGATAAAAGTCATGGGTGAGGGATCTGACCCCAACCAAGGGAAAATGACAAAATTGCAGCTGTGAATTGGCATATCGTAGCGGAATCCGAGCATCTGGATCTGCTTGCTTAGGCTAAAGTTAAACTTTTGACGAATTCGCAGTACTTAATAGTAACAGTGACCAAGGTATATTGATATCAGGTACATGATATGTTCAGTGCCAACAATTCCCGGCCAAATCGAAAGTGAGGTAATATTATGTGGTTTCAATTCTATGGCTAAACGCCTTCTAGTGGTCGAATCCCCTGGTAAAGTCAAAAAACTCTTTTATCCTTTATCCTTTAAGATTGTTTCAAACCGATTTTCCCAGGCTTTGTGATTGGATTTAGCCTCTTGAACCAAAGGTGATAAAGACAATATCTGACTCACAAGCCAATTGACTACAGAGAGAGGAAACTTTAGCGGTCTGGCAATGTCTAGAAATAACACCGCACGATAGCCCTCTGTATCATTCCACACTTCATGGGGAAATGTATCATCGAACAACAGACTCTTTCCCTCTTCCCAGTAAGCAATTCGATCGCCAATGCGAATTCGACAGGCAGATTTTGGCTCTGGTACTTTCAACCCTAAATGATATCGAATCAACCCCTTATGCTTTCCTCTGTGTTCGGGAATGTGCTTGCCAGGAGCTAGAATCGAAAAAAATGCCGCCTTCAAACCTGGAATTTGCTGTAATAGTTTCCAGGTTTCGGGACACCGTTCGCAATTCTTTGTTGCTGTAAAGCCAAAAGCGTAAAAATAATAGGTCTTCCAGCCATCATCCGGGCTAATGCGTTGTTGGCGAGGCATAATATCTTGAAAGTTTGGTAACGCATGAGTGTGCTGGAGAACTTGCTCTAATTCTTTGCGAATAACTAACCAATTTGTTTCTAGTTCATTAGCCCAAGGAAATTGTTCTTTGTCAAAAAAAATGGAATCTCCAACTAAAGAATACTTGGACACTAAACTCTCTAGCTTTTTTACAATGGGAGTTTGAACAGCTTCGCTCACCAAATCTTTCATGTGCTTCCTTTTTTAATTAGTCACTGGTCACTGGTCACTGGTCACTGGTCACTGTTAAAGTAGCCAATTTAACCAACCACTCCAATTTTGTACAATTGCTGCAAATTCTGCATAACCTGCAGATCTAGGATGAGCACCATCATTAGCTTTTGCCTCTTCTATCCAGATGTTTGACTTTTCTAAAATAGGAAAAACATCTAAATATGGTACATCTAATTCTTGACAAACCACAGCAAATTGCTTGGATAAATTTGCTACTCTCTGATTTCTTCCATCTTTTTCTTCATCGCCAACAGGTGGAGGTCCAATCATTAAAACAGGGTAGAACTGTTTGGCTTCACTTAAAATAGTACGGGTATTTTCTATAGATTGTGTCAAGTCAACACGCAGTTTACCATTTTCAATTCCTGTATCATTAACACCAAAAGAAAATACAACTCTACCATCGTATTCTCTCGGTAAACGATATGAAACTTCTCTGAACCAGCGTTCTCTCAGTTCTGTACTGGTTTCGCGCCTCACTCCTAAATTATAGTAGGTAATATCGTGACCTTTTTTACTAGCATTCACACATATCCTGCCAGCCCAGCCAAGATGTTCTGGATCGCCAGTTCCGTTGACAAATGACTCACCAAGAAAACAGATTCTTAATTCTAGTAATTTTTTTGACATGGAAAGCTTGATTTTCGCCGATCTCTGAAAACAGTAGTAGATATAGTAGTAGATATATAGGAATCATAAATGATTTATGAAAAAATCTCAGTACTGTAGTAAGGGAATTGCCCACCTAGCCCTGTCAAGGTGGATAAAAACTTCAGGAAATCAATAGCCCTCTCACCTCTTCCCTCTGCGTTCTCTGCGCCTCAGCGGTTAAATAAATGGCTTTGGAACCGCAGAGTACGCAGAGGGCGCAGAGAGTAAAGATGAGGAATTAAAGTTTAGCTTGACAATCAGGGGTTAGGGAAGAGTAATTTTTATACAAAAATGAGAGATTAGTTACAAATGTTTGAGTGCGATCGCATTTTTCTATATTTAAATGAAACAATAGTCATAGTAGTCTAGTTGAGAAACTAGTTATGACTCGGAATGAGAATATTGCTCAATCGAAAGTCAGTTCGTGTTCCTTACACTGTAGTACAAGATATTGGGGTAAAGTAGAAGTCCTTGAGAAAGGGAACAATTATCGAATTAATCGGATAGAAATCAAGCCCAAACACGGTATCAAACAACAAATCCACTATCACCGATGTGAACATTGGGTTGTAGTTTCAGGCATTGCAAAGGTTACCTGTGGT
This genomic interval from Scytonema hofmannii PCC 7110 contains the following:
- a CDS encoding phosphomannose isomerase type II C-terminal cupin domain; translation: MTRNENIAQSKVSSCSLHCSTRYWGKVEVLEKGNNYRINRIEIKPKHGIKQQIHYHRCEHWVVVSGIAKVTCGNQEILLNRNESTFVPSATFHRVENPGFIPLIILEIQNGEYLGEDDTERALDLTAQI
- a CDS encoding GDSL-type esterase/lipase family protein, whose translation is MSKKLLELRICFLGESFVNGTGDPEHLGWAGRICVNASKKGHDITYYNLGVRRETSTELRERWFREVSYRLPREYDGRVVFSFGVNDTGIENGKLRVDLTQSIENTRTILSEAKQFYPVLMIGPPPVGDEEKDGRNQRVANLSKQFAVVCQELDVPYLDVFPILEKSNIWIEEAKANDGAHPRSAGYAEFAAIVQNWSGWLNWLL
- the topA gene encoding type I DNA topoisomerase; this encodes MAKRLLVVESPGKVKKLSQILGSDWIVRASCGHIRELSNEGEDSLGFIMEGSSVQCRYIPRDQQARETIQQLKAAVKQVREVVLATDPDREGETIAWHLKEALGLKNPKRVVYTEITETAVRTAIANPRELDLNLIGAGLCRDCLDKLVGYKGSPLVWALNNGAKSVGRVQSATLHLICQREREIKSFVPQDYWSVWVDYAEGFRAFYKGTVGDASKEPLRDTLGTADAKSNRTESSETETHDDAASNTKEAPESTRVLSEAEADRLVEEARRHPHQVIKFEGKITNRQPPPPFITSTLQQAAGSRLRFAPDRTMVLAQKLYEAGLITYMRTDSVMLSPEFCADARKWLEENDPQNVPPKTARHRSHKTAQEAHEAIRPTNVFRPSAELRVELPTDEFNLYVMIWKRAIASQCRPAQLRKTLIIVQSGDILWQARGQVVEFLGYARYWSNLSKDSLLPTVQEGQILTLENAGHEKKQTQPPPRYSEPKLVQLMERKGIGRPSTYSPTIATLKKRDYVQLIKDSLQPTALGLEVDAFLLKALPDLLQTEFTAKMEDALDAIASGKQPWQNYLTNWNQNYFAPALVKAKTVAVSSSNGVKAPSIDKSKFETSRTRCPQCKNYLAKIKSSKVKKKYFLKCVSGCEDVVLFWSEYSKTWEAPRSKVIKGESPQKPPAQITEYPCPVCQKPLEEYGYVKEGQSKKMLRCSDPKSRNDLKHKDVAFFTTLKGWWSPKFGELKC
- a CDS encoding aspartyl/asparaginyl beta-hydroxylase domain-containing protein; its protein translation is MKDLVSEAVQTPIVKKLESLVSKYSLVGDSIFFDKEQFPWANELETNWLVIRKELEQVLQHTHALPNFQDIMPRQQRISPDDGWKTYYFYAFGFTATKNCERCPETWKLLQQIPGLKAAFFSILAPGKHIPEHRGKHKGLIRYHLGLKVPEPKSACRIRIGDRIAYWEEGKSLLFDDTFPHEVWNDTEGYRAVLFLDIARPLKFPLSVVNWLVSQILSLSPLVQEAKSNHKAWENRFETILKDKG
- a CDS encoding type II toxin-antitoxin system HicB family antitoxin, coding for MYKFLNEGVHGEVLDFPGTITFAPNLEKARSSLANALVEMAETNPINGEPLPKPNPLFTDPEADLEEPIHLILSAASRIRIVPDLAAS
- a CDS encoding Uma2 family endonuclease translates to MTLEIKLESTLQTPSVVDWEPPMPPTDLIFDDGVPLETNRHRIAMNALIRSMLIALANRNDYFAGGNMFVYYSSTQAKNRDFRGPDFFVVLDVDGNRSRQGWVVWEEEGRYPDVIVELLSQSTAEIDKGEKKQLYERVFKTPNYYVFDPFDPSAFQGWCLNEKQKYQPLGANEKGWLWCEVLGLWLGTWEGTIDRETAVWLRFYDTEGNLILLPEEAERQRAERLAAKLRELGVDPENL
- a CDS encoding type II toxin-antitoxin system VapC family toxin — encoded protein: MVVYFIDSSALVKRYVNETGSAWILGLFNPILSNEIFIGAITGVEIIAAISRRTRGESLSSSDATTLCNQFRNDYQTDYQVVEITDNIVTSGMRLAETYGLRGYDAIQLAVASAIHRLCLANSISLIFVSADNELNAAALRENMVVDNPNKYP